CATACGGCTTAAACAGATTTAGTGCTGAAATACCTATGATGAATAGTTGTGTAATAAATGCATACGCAGCAAAGGTATATTCAGCTGTCTTTTTCTTAGACACAAGCATAAAAGCAAATGACGCTGAGAAAATATTGCCCGTAGCTACTGTTAAAAATAATGGATATCCAAGAAGACGAGTGCTTTTTGGGATATCTCCTAGCTTTGCTAAATTCTGTTTGATTCGAACAGTAAGAAAACCGACATAAGCGGTGGTAATCGCATAAATTATAAAAATGGCACACACAATTGGGCGCAAGCTTTGGCTAGAGAAATCATAGCTATAAGCTAGAAACAATAAAGAGAACAGGAAGGAAAAGACAAATGTAAAATGAGCATTGACATATTCCTGTGTAATCTTCAAAAGTAGTTTGACATGTAAAATGTTTTTCAAAGATGCTCCCCCTTTAAGACTTCTTCATTTTTGAGCGGATGCGTGGATCGAAAAATGCATACAAAATATCGATAAAAAGGTTAACAATCGAAATTGTAATAGCAATGTATACGACCCCACCTAGAATCGCTGGGATATCGGGGATAAACTGTTTGTCAACGATATAGCTACCAATACCACTAATATTAAAAACCTTTTCTGTAACAGATGCCCCTCCCAACATGCCGCCAAAGAGAAGCCCGATCACTGTAATAATAGGAATCATGGCATTACGAATCGCATGCTTTGAAATGACTTTAAATTCATTTAAACCTTTAGCCCTTGCTGTAATAATGTAATCCTCATGTATAACCTCAAGCATGCTCGATCTGGTCATACGGGCAATTGAAGCAGTAATAGATGTACCCAAAACAATTACTGGCATAATGAGAGATAACCAATTTTGGGGATTATATGTAGCTGGTAACCACTGAAGCTTTAACGCGAACGTTAAAATAAAGATTAATCCCTGCCAGAAGCTCGGTATGGATAGTCCGATTAAAGCGATGAACATAAATGTATAATCCAAATAGGAATTTGGACGTACCGCTGAAATAATGCCAACTGGAATAGCTATGGCAATAGCCATTAATAATGATAGGACGGCAATTTCAAGTGTGATAGGAAATTTATTTGCAATACTATGAGTAATGTCTTCTTTCCCTGCAAAGGATGTACCTAAATCGAAGGTGAATAGGCCAGATAAGGCATTCCACAACTGAGAGAAATAGGGTTGATCTAAGCTGTGAATGCGATTGAAATTGGCAATTTGCTCAGCCGTTGCCTCGACCCCTAATAGATTTCTTGCAGGATCAAAAGGAGACAAATACAAAATTGTAAAAACTAGTGTAGCCACTCCTACAATAACAATGAAGCTTTGTAGTATTCGCTCAATGATGAATTGTAGAAATGGATTCGCAAATAAAAGCAGTACTACATAAAATAAAGCAGCAGGTAAAAACGTTAAAGTCAGAAATTTTCTGTTTTTTAGTTGCTCACTAAAATACTCTAAATAGGAGAGTTCCTTTATGCCTTCCTTTAATAAATCCTGCTCAATAAATTGCTGAATTTTTGCTTGAGCCAATCTAGAAGCTGTTTCCTGTATTTTCTTTTCAGATACAGTTTCGTGAAAAAAGGTAGCCTTTGCTAATTCTTGTTCTGCAAATGCTGATTGCCATTTTGCCAACAAACCTTTTTCCTCGTAGTACAGCCACCGTTGTTCAAAAGCATGTTTGTAATGTTGTGATTGTTTTCCTTTTCGATAGAAATAGTATGTAATTGGATGCACCAAAATACTTAAAAGAAAGAGCAATACATTGTAGAGTTTTTGAGTTTTGAGCTTTTGAAAAACCGTAAAAAAGAATACATGTTCCGTAGTTGCTGAATGATTATTTGATATATCCATGCATTTCCTCCAAACGTAAGTTAAGTAAGGTTAAAGCAATTAAGTCTTCATTACTGATCAGTTTATGCAATATCTTGCTGACTCGTTATTAGAATTGAATTGATCTGCTGACTAATTACGGGATGACATGTTTTGTACAATACTGTATAATTCCTATCAGTATTGTAAAGTATGGATTATACTTGTACTTAAGTCAATCACAAAATTTAAAAAGGGTGGATGGAATGAGTGAAAAGCTTCTAGAAATCAACAATCTTCGTGTGTCCTTTCTGACAGGGGAGACAGAATTTGAAGCAGTTAAGGATGTTAGCTTTCATCTAAATAAAGGTGAAACGCTCGGAATAGTAGGAGAGTCAGGTAGTGGAAAAAGTGTTACGGCTCGTTCAATTATGCGTTTATTACCAACCCCCCCTTCATTTTTGAAGTCAGGCAGTATTTTATTTAAAGGACAAGAAATAACCACTTTAAGTGAAAAGCAAATGGAAGCAATCCGCGGACAAGATATTAGTATGATATTTCAAGATCCTATGTCATCCACAAATCCAACTATTCGAATTGGGGAACAAGTAGCTGAAAGTTTAATCAAGCATCAGTCAATGTCCAAAGCTGAGGCCTATAGACAAACAATTGAGCTATTAAAGCTTGTAGGTATAAGGGAGCCTGAAGAACGCTATAAGCAATATCCACATGAATTTTCGGGAGGGATGAGGCAACGTGTCATGATTGCTATGGCATTAGCCTGTAATCCGTCTTTACTCATAGCAGATGAACCGACAACTGCACTTGATGTAACGATTCAAGCGCAAATTTTAAAATTAATGCGCAATATGCAAAAGAAAATGGGTACCTCGATTATTTTGATAACACATGATTTAGGCGTTGTGGCTGGTATGTGTGATCGACTGATTGTCATGAAAGAGGGGGAGATTGTTGAGCAGGGAACAACAGAGGAAATTTTTTCTAATGCTCAACATCCATATACAAAAAAGCTATTGAATGCTCTACCAAAACTCCATGAGAAAAAGCAGCCAAAACCGCATGTAAATTGGCAAACTAGTAGCAATCAACATAAACCATTAATTGAAGTTACACATCTTTCAAAGGAATTTGAATTAGGTCGTGGTCAAACAGTAAAGGCTGTTAATGATTTATCATTTCATATATACCCTGGAGAAACATTGGGATTAGTGGGCGAGTCAGGCTCAGGCAAATCTACGACAGGACGAACGATTTTACAGCTCCATCAGCCTACATATGGAGAAGTCTTATATCAAGGAATACCCATTACAAGGTTAACGAAGAAACAGCTAAAGGCAATGCGTCGTCATATGCAAATTATATTCCAAGATCCATATTCCTCGTTAAACCCCCGAAAAAAAGTCGTTGATATTATTGGGGAGGCATTAGATATTCATAAGCTGGTCAAAACAAATGCAGAACGACAACATCGTGTCGAGGAATTACTTGAGCTTGTAGGCTTAAACAAAGAACATGCAATGCGTTATCCACATGAATTTTCAGGTGGACAACGACAACGTATTGGCATTGCAAGAGCTCTAGCAGTGGAGCCTAACTTTATCGTTTGTGATGAACCACTATCAGCTCTGGATGTTTCTATACAAAAGCAAATTGTTGATTTGTTAAAGGATTTACAGCAGCGACTGGGCTTAACATACTTATTTATTGCCCATGATTTGTCTATGGTGAAGCATATTAGTGATCGTGTAGCGGTCATGTATGGTGGTAAAATTGTCGAGCTTGCAGAAAGTGAAGAGCTCTATGCAAATCCTCGACATCCTTATACACAAGCTTTATTGCGCTCCATCCCAATTCCTGACCCAGCAATCGAAAAGCAAAAATATGTGGACACTGAAAATGAAGAAACACAACCAAGCTATGAGATTGAAAATAGTCAGCTTGTTGAGGTATCTCCAAATCATTGGGTTGCCGTTGCAGCTACATAGCTTGAATGTAGAAGCTTGATATTTTACAATAGAAGCAACGTGAGACTTTTAATTGATAGGGTTTATGTTTTCCTAGAGATAATGAGTGGAGCTAGTTGTACTTTAGGGAGGTTCCTTAAAGTGTAATGTAAGATGAATAGTTGTGAGGGACCTATAACATGAAGATGCAGGATATAAAAACGTTAATAACGAGTGGTACCATCATTTTAGCTGTTGCACTATATATGATTTTTGGTAGATCACCAGCTGAAGAAAAGGATGCAACATCGACAGACCAAAACGGCATCATTTCCATTGAACAGGTTGAAGAAAAAACCGGAAATAAACGTTTTACAGTCGACTTTATTAAAGCATACGATGGCTTATCACTATAAAACTGTACATTAAAATTTTGTACACATTAAAATCATAAAGTGTTGATATAACTATGGTTTCATGTGAGTCTCCAAAATATACTTGTACACATTATTATTTAGTTAAATATAGATTTTACCCATATCTTGATTAATTATATATGTACGAAAGTGTACATATTAACTGATGTAGAATAATAATGGACCAAGTGTGATATGTAAATATTGCTTAATTATATAGTTATTATGATCTTCGGTTATTGCAACTGAAGATTTTTTAATGAGTAGGGTAATACTTTAATCACTATTGAAAAATTCTTCAGTTGAAAACAAATTAAATTTATTTTGATAGTAGTAGACTATAATATATTTAAATAAAGTATTAATAAATGTTAGAAAAGAGGTATAAAAATGAGTGACAAAGATATTAAGACGTTAATCACTAGTGGAACAATTATTTTGGCTATTGTGTTGTATTTAGTTTTTAGATAAATTTTATGGTCTTCAGTTTATAATTTGACTGGGGATTTTTGATTTTATGAATAGGTAGGATCAGAAATTATATTATTAATAGGGAAGACAATGTTGAAACTTATAAAGTGGTTGGAAGAAATTACTAAAATGTTTGAAGTATTAAAGGTATTAGATTGGTTTATTACGGAGGCATTGTCTAACTTGGAATCATATTATTTAAATTCCTAGAAAAGGGTGTATAGGAATTTAAATAGTATATTTTATCTTTAAGAAAGTAGGATACTGATTTGAAAAAATTCTTTTTAGCTTTGTTCTTTTCCACATTGCTTTTAAGTGCATGTACGGAAGAAACTAACACAGATATTATCAAAACTGAAGATATACAAGGAATTGTAGCTTCAACGAAGGAAACTGCTGAAAAGCACGATGTGAGTAAATTTGAAGAATACGAACTACAAGACATAATTGACGGTGACACAATAAGAATAAAATATAAGGGTAGTTCAGAAAAAATACGTTTTCTTCTTGTGGATACCCCTGAGACTAATCACGAAACGTTAGGAGAGCAACCTTATGGGCCAGAAGCTAAAGAATTTGCAAAGCAGCTACTAGCTGGTCAAGATAAGGTTTATTTAGAATTTGACGTTTCATATCGTGATAAATATAAAAGGTTACTAGCATATGTTTATACTAAAGATGGTATTAGTATTCAAGAGCAACTATTGAAAAATGGATTAGCTCGCGTGGCATATATTTATAATCCAAATACGAAGCATGTAGATTGGTTTAAATCTATTCAAAAAACTGCGCAAAAAGCTGCTATTGGCATTTGGTCAGTTGAAGACTATGTAACGAATCGTGGATACGATAAAGATGTATATTATGCTGCAATAAAAGAAGGAAAGCAGTCAAAAATACATGAGGATAAATCGAATACCAATAACAACAAGGGCAGTTGCGAAATCAAAGGAAATATTAACTCCAAAGGTAACAAAATTTTTCATATGCCAGGACAACGTGACTATGAGAATACAGTAGCAGAGGAGATGTTCTGTACGAAAGAAGAAGCAGAAGCTGCTGGGTTTATTCCAGCGAAGCAATAAATTAGTTTAATTATTTATAATTATTATAGAAAGTTTACCACAAAAAAGTAGTTGTATAATTGTATATTTAAAAATAAGAAACCACCAATCATATTGATTGGTGGTTTCTTAGATGTATATTACTATATTTCTGTGATTTTAAGTATATCTGTAGTTTTATAAAAAAGTTGGATCTGTAGATTTGAAATAAAGTAACGATGTTTATAAAAAATATGCGAAGTTTAAAAAAAAGTTGCGACATTTATAAAAAAGTTTGATTAAAAATCCTGTGTTGATATATGCAGGATTTTTTCTTGTTCTACAAACAGGTCAGATCGTTTGGTGATATTTTTGCTTATAGAAGGGGATTAAAAACTATTGTAAGTGAAAAAACTATTCTATAAATGTAAGGTTGCTGTAAGCTTTTCAAAAAACTCCTGTAAGGATGAGAGGTTATGATAGCCATAGCTCAGTATGAAAGATAAGGAGTTTTTAAGAATGAATTCATCCGTACCTCAAAAAGAAAGAATCGTTTCCTTAGATATTATTCGAGGGCTAGCGTTATTTGGCATTCTGTTTATAAATGTAGCAGCCTACAAGATATTAGTAGAGGGAGGTCCGATGCCTGACTATAGTGGAATTAATGGTATTATTAGTACGCTTATTGGTATTTTTATTGAGAAGAAATTCTTTTCGATTTTTTCATTCCTCTTTGGTGTAGGTTTTTATATTTTTGCTTCGCGTGCAGAAGCTCGTGGCGATAAGCCAAGATGGCGTTTTGCAAGACGTTTACTAGCTTTATTGTTAATTGGCATTGTTCATTATTTTGTTTTCTGGGGATCAATCCTTGCTATTTATGCAGTAATAGGTTTCTTACTGATACCTTTTTATCATGCAAAGATTTCAACAATTAGTAAATGGCTATTTGCTATCATTACCGTTCATGTCCTTAGCATTCTTGGGCAACTATTTATGTCAGATCAAGGAGCATTATCAACTGTTTTTGGGATATTAGGAAATGATGCAGTGACGATTTTCATCATGTTTTTAACTGGTTTTTTAGCGGCAAAAGCTGATTGGATTAGTCGTATTAGTGAATACTCAAAACAAATAAAGTGGCTACAATTTGTGACGTTCCCACTTTTTGTTGGCATTTCAATATGGATTTGGTTTGCAGCTCAAGGTGGATACGAAAATCTAAATTCTGTTATTAGTTTAGGGGTAATTCCGACAACGTATTTTTACTTAGCTTGTCTATTTGTTTTGTTAGAAAATAAGAAAATTGCGAAGCTGCTTAAGCCAATTGGACGAGTTGGGCAAATGGCATTTACAAACTATTTAGCTCAAAGCTTTATTGGCTTAGCTATTATTTCTGCAATGGGACTTGAAGTTGTTTCTCCTTCTGATGCAGTGATCATTGCACCCCTCACTTATGTCATTCAAATTATCTTTAGTGTCATCTGGTTCAAATTCTTTAAAATGGGGCCATTTGAAAAGGTGTGGCGTTTTATGACATATGGAAGAAAGACAGTGTGAAATAAATAAACAATTTTGTGCGAACTCCCTGATGGTAAGATGATTTCAATCTGTCAGTGAGTTTTATGCTAGTATGAAATGTATGTAATTGGCTCTTCACCATAACTCGTGGTTGATTTTCTATTAATTCAATAATTTTACTAAGAAAAAAAGCGAAATCTCACGTATCGTAATTGTTGTCCAGACAAACAATCGGGCGTTTTAATTGAGCAAGGGTCACAAAAATTATCAAACTTTTTTATAAAAGGATGATTCAATTGAATTTAGAAAAAGCATATTTTGATCAAAATTTTTTCAAAACATGCTTTTTCTTTTTGTTCGTTTATCAATATTATAAGTAGTTATTTAATCAAACTTTATTTCAAAGCAACAGGATCATTTAAAACAAAGTTCGATCATTTATAATAAAGTTTGATTAAAAATCCTGTGTTGATATGTAGGCTTGATTCTTATTCCACAATCGGGCCATTTAATTGAATAACACTTCTAAATTAAAAATAAGATTTTATGTTAAGCTTGATGTGAGTTGTGAAACAATGTACTTAAGCTAACGGAGCAGTTTAGTTGAAGAAGTGGAAGATTATTTTAAGCAGGTATACCAAAGTGGAATTTTAAATTTCATCTCTATATTGAATGAATTTTTGATAAAAAATGTGCAGTAAAGATATTTCCTAGAAACTCAGTCATATTGAAAAATCCCCAGTTTTATACTGGGGAACTAATTATTTGACGGTTTAATCAGGCTTAATAAATACTTATTATTTTTCTGGATGATCTACATGTAATGGCGGGGGTACTAGCCGCCAACCTTTATTTTTATTAAGGCGTAATAGTTTGGCGCCAAGCTGTTGCGGATTAAATTGAAGAAAAGCTGCAGCTGTCAACTAGCGCCGCAGCTAAGTGCGTGCGATACACTCAATATTAATATGTGCAATTTAAGGTTATCTATACATAAAAAAGCCGCAGCGAGGGAAGTAGCTGAAGCATAGATATTAACTGAACAATATGAGGAAATTAATAAATATGGTAATCCTCTACCTATTACGAATAACCAAGAATTTGTGAAGAATCATACTTTAACTAACGGAGAGCGATTGCCCAATAAATAGTGGTTGATGATCTCTACGAAATAGTGTTAAGAATCCCCAACACTCATCTTTGTAATTCTTAATTAGTATAGGTTTCGGGAAAGTTACGCAGTTAATCAATAACATGAAGAAAACGGCAACCAGCTCAAAAGAGTTTGGTTTTTTGTCTAAACCTATAAAGCCTTTCTCACATTTTGTGGAAGCGGCTTGATGCTTGACCCCTGGAACATGATTTTTTTAAACCGATGACCGTCAGAGATAGTAAGATAACATGTAATATGCTGATTTTCCCTATGCCTTTTATACGAAAACCCTCTACATTTTTAGATAACATAAGGACTAACAATATCGCGGTAATTTATAAGTCTCCACTTTTGAATAGTCGTCGTCCTACTGTTTGAAAGTATGTAAAGTAACCACTGTGAAACGTTCAAAAGCGGAGAAAAGTAAATGTATCACTTTTCTCCGTTTTATTTCCGTATAATTTCTGTTGCTTTATAAATTAAATATATTATTTTCCGTCTTTTCCCGTACTCACATGAAATGAAACTTAATCAGTGGGGCATTCTTCATCACCCATTGATTATTTAAGGAACTTTGGTACGCGGGATAAAAAGACACTTTACTTAAATTTATGAGTTACCATTTTTTCGAGCAGCCGCTTCATCTAAAATCTCTTCTCGAAAACCACTCATACTTTCTTCCCTACGTGCATTTTTTTGCTTAAGTGCCTTTCGTTCGTTTTCATCAACGTAAGCCATCATTTCTTCTGCAGCTTCCATATTTTCCTTAGTATTTTTCATCATATCTTGAAGCTTTTCAACATTATCTGATCGATCATCTGGCTTTGGGGTATTTTTCTCCATTTTACTTCCTCCTTTTTTAAATAAAGTCACAAGATTTATCGTCCCCGATTTAACTAAAAATATTCAGTGCAATAAGTGGAATTTTCTTCAAAAACAAATCTTTGTAAGTAATAGGTCCTCACGTTAAGTTGTAAAGAATATAATTCACGATAAATGGATATAATCAGCATGAATAAACGGAAAAAAATTATGACTAGATAAAAAGAAAATGAGGCGGTAGTGACATGTCTATGGAATGGTTTAACAGAGTAACTGGTGAGCTTCAAGATCATTTGAAATCGATTTGCGAAGAATATGACCAAATCGGTCATATGAATATCAATCGAGGTTCAAAACATCCCCGAATTGAATTTTTTATCTCGACAGAAGATGACGACAGGGTTTACTTTTGCACCCTCCTCTTTGATCCGTATAATGAAGAATTTTACTTAGAAAGCTTTGATATGACGCTTCAACAACCTACAAGAATTATTTTGGATGATATTACTGATGTGGTTGAAGCTGTTCATGAAAGTTTTCATGAATTTATTGACGAAGATAGTGAAGTCTTTTATGTAGATGATGAAGAAGAATATGAAGTTCTAGATGATGAAATTACTCTTGAAGAAATTGATGTGGAATGGGAAACTCCGGAAGTCACGGCTTATCAAATTGAAGATAATCTTGAAGTAACCTATCAGTTTGGGGTAGATAGAGCTAATGGAGATGGCGTTCTGCGAAGAGTCAATCGGATCTGGACAGAAGACGGGGAACTATTCGAAGATGAAAGTACCTTGTCATTTAAAAAAGAAGAGGCAAGTACCATTATCGCCATGATTGCGAGCCATATGGATACTATGACTGGGTATGAAGAAATTATAAACGAATAAGAATAACTGGGCAAAAAGTTGCCCGGTCTTTTTTTGTCTATTTGACTTCAGAGCTTCATCGTTTAAAGACTTAAGGAAAATAGGTCAACAAGGGAAATTGGATAGCTCTTGGACAAGACAATAAGATATATCTTTACTCACCGAATGAAGAAGTAAATAATTTTGAAACTACACATTTTATCACTTATCTGAAGTTGAGATAGTTATTGGAAACATAGACATGAAAGAACGTAATGATCTTTCATTTTCTGTGGTGTAGTGTTGATTTTACGCGACATGTGGCGCTTTCCTGGAATAAGGAAAGTGCTTTTTTTCATTAAAGGGCCATTTAATTGAATAAAATACAATTGTAGGTTTGTAATAAAGTTTGATTAAATTAATGGATATCAACCTTGATATGAGAATAGATCTAAAAGAGCATGTTTTGAAAAAAATTGATCAAAACATGCTCTTATTTAATATGACAGATTAAATTCTTTATAAAAAGTTTGATTATTTTTTAAACCCTAGTTGTACTATAGGCCCATTTGTTTAAGTGCTGGCTTGTAATGAAGTTTGATTAAAAGCCCCTCATGCCACCACTCAAATTCATATTCCAGAAACAACCATTGAATTAGATGTACTCAAGCGATATTTTGCCAACCTCAGCCGCCTAGGATTTGTTATTACTACCATGGTGTTTCAGTTTTATGTTCAATAACTTGTAATACTTTCGGTTCAACAGCTTTTATCATTTGTTCACTTGAAGAAACATCGTCATTATTTTCACCTTGAATTTGTCCTTCAGCCTGTGTTTTTGCAATCACATCAATCACTTGTTGTTTAGAGACATTTTTAGATGCTGCAATCTCGACAACCGATTTACCTTTTGCTAATTCTTGTTTTAATTCTGTTGGGCTAATTTTTAGTAAAGAAAACAGTTTTTCATCGTTTAAAAAGGAATCAGCAGTATAATCAGGCTTACCATTAGTAGAGAAAAAACCTTCTACTTTAATGTTTGAAGGTGTAGTCTCACCTCCGATTAGAGAAACACTGATTGTATTTTCTTGAACAAATACCTGGTAGAAAGGTGTTTTTGATCCCTTTTTGGCGTAATTCAACATAAACGTTTTTTGATCCGGGTTCTCCATTTGCTCCATAGCAAACTCGTACTCTTCGATGTTGCCAAACATTTTATCAATTAGATAATCTACCTTCGACTTGATTTCCTGATCGGTTAAGGCAGTGAGTGGTTTCTCCTTTGGTTCCCAATTCTCCTGATTCACGTGTTCAATCGCACCCGTAATACTGTTTGTATGAAGGGAAATCTTTTTGCCAATTCCTCCTTTTTCCTGCAGTATGATGCTTGTTTGGACACCTTGAACCTTGCTTGCATTGATAATCTCAAACAATTTTGTTTCGGGAAATGCGTTATACAGCTTCTCAAGTGTTGCTTTGCCAACCTCATCCACCTGGACTTGTTCAACAGTCATTGATGTTCTAGTAAGCATTTCAATTAGGTTAGGGGCCGCAAATGCTGCGGTTGGAATCAAAATCGCAGTAGCAACTAATCCACTCATTAATCGTTTTTTCATGTTTATTTCGCTCCTTTTTCGTTGGAAATATTGAGAATAGGATTGTTCTATTCGTTTGGAAATGGCCGGAGGGCACTCCATAGATTCTGCCTCTTTGTGCAGATATTCACGGATTTTGCGTTCAATTGGCATTGATTTCTTCCATCCTTTCTGGGGGGAGATTACTTAAGTTTTTTCGAAGCACCTGAAGGCCAGCATGATACCTGGACTTGACCGTACCCAGCGGAATTTCGAGCAATGTCGCTATTTCCTCAAGTTTATAGTCGTGAAAAAAGCGGAGGACAATCACCGATCGTTGTTTATCGGTCAGTTTTTGGATTGCCTGTGTTATCATTTGCTTCGTCCCATCCATTAACACAGAAGGTTGATCCCAATGAGGCTCTTCCTGAGAAAAGGCACGGATGCGTTCAAAAATTCGGAATCTCCGCCAGCTCTTGACCCGAAATCTCTGCACTTGACGGATTACCAAGCCGTTTAGCCAGAAGTGGAAAGGTCTGTTCGTATCATAGTTAGCAAGTGAGGTCCACATTTGCATATATATCTCATTCATGACATCTTCCCGATCCTGCTGATGATCCACCAGAAAGGAGACTGTCCGATAGACGTCCTGATAGGTGGCATCATACATCGTACGAAACGCCTGTTGATCACCTTCTTTCATTTTTTGGAGTAATTGGTACATATATTCATTTTGCATTCAGAGGGTCCTCCTAAGTAAGCTTACACACTATATTGTCTCTCTATCAAAAAAAGGTTCGGTTCTTTGTTTTTTTTGCAAGCGGCTGAGTGTCGGCGGTCATCGATCAGGAAGACAATCAGGAGTACAACGACCCGTATGCCAGCCGAGGTTCATTTGCTAGTAAGCAATCAGGGGATAAACCTGGTAATTGGATCGTCGATGGCTATTTCTGTGAGGGGGAAAGAAAAGAGCCTTGGATTGACCAAATAGTGGTGAAGTATCATCGTACAATCGAACATTATTTTATAGCATTTAAACAAGTTGGTTTTTCAGTTCTAGATTTACGTGAAGGTACACCGCGTGAACATTTTAGTAGTGAAGAAGAATTTATTAGAAGACAATGAATTCCGATTTTACTGGCTTTTTCTTGTGTGAAGTAAATAAATTTCCTAATATTGATTCTTGAACTAATAGGGGCTTTAGTCGAATAACGATCTTCCACAATCGGGCGCTTTTCTGAAATAAGGAAAGTGTCTTTCTTCATGAAAAGGGCCCTATTATCAAAAAACATTTTTTAACGAAAGGCTCCAAAACGACGCTTGGGGACGTTCCACTACACTTGTTAGGTGTTTTTAATAAATCTAAAAGGCTATACATAAAAAAATTCCTTTTTTCTTCCCTTTTATCATGAGTTATATGAGTAAAGGAAGTTCTATTTTGAAACGTAATCGCTGCAAATGTTCACTTAAAAACATTTTTTGCCACATGGAGAAATTCCTTAACTGCAGGAGAAGCATTTGCAATAGAATGACAGGCAAGTGCTACTTCACGGCTGTTTTCAATATTTAGTTTGCTGATTTTTATGTTTTGCTGTGTCTTTAAATATAATTCTGGACCTATCGTAATGCCAAGTCCTTCCTGTACCATATTAGCGATGGTTGTACAGTCGTGTACTTCAAAAAGAATAGATGGTTTAATTTGCGCTTCTGCAAATAATTCCTCAACATGTGATTGGTACATCCCTGTTGGCATAATAAAGGATTCATCCATTAAATCATTCATTTCTACTGTTTCTTTAAAATGGAATTGATGATCAGGGTGATAAGCGACTACCATCTTGTCTTTAATCAAAGGAACTAAATCGAAATTTGGATTTGATTTTCCTTTTACTACAAATCCAATGTCAATAATGCCTGAACCCAACCATTCTGTAATTTCCTCATAGGTTCCTTCGTAAAATTTAAAATCTATTTTAGGATGTTTTTTCCGGAATTTCACAAGTAATTTAGGCAATAAGCAAGAAGAAGCACTTGCAAAAGTGCCGATACGAATAATACCTGTTTCCAAGCTTGTCATAAGTGCAATTTCTTGATTA
This genomic stretch from Lysinibacillus pakistanensis harbors:
- a CDS encoding LysR family transcriptional regulator, translating into MTIVRYEIIAKVVELGSFTETAETLNMTQSAVSHAVASLESEWGVSLLIRDRKKGITLTEIGQKILPNIREILKRVEVINQEIALMTSLETGIIRIGTFASASSCLLPKLLVKFRKKHPKIDFKFYEGTYEEITEWLGSGIIDIGFVVKGKSNPNFDLVPLIKDKMVVAYHPDHQFHFKETVEMNDLMDESFIMPTGMYQSHVEELFAEAQIKPSILFEVHDCTTIANMVQEGLGITIGPELYLKTQQNIKISKLNIENSREVALACHSIANASPAVKEFLHVAKNVFK